From the genome of Nicotiana sylvestris chromosome 2, ASM39365v2, whole genome shotgun sequence, one region includes:
- the LOC104219407 gene encoding universal stress protein PHOS32, with the protein MASPKKPPAESDRPPTAIMHQPASPRFPSGIPTSRANRKIAIAVDLSDESAYAVKWAVQNYLRPGDAVILLHVRPTSVLYGADWGAIDVSVDTTNEESQQKLEDDFDNFTTTKANDLAQPLVEGNIPFKIHIVKDHDMKERLCLEVERLGLSAVIMGSRGFGASRRSIKGGRLGSVSDYCVHHCVCPVVVVRYPDDKDGVAAADANEGSVIKETDGVLHPVPEDEPIYHDAEDKAADLEKAS; encoded by the exons ATGGCATCACCAAAAAAGCCACCGGCAGAATCCGACCGACCACCGACGGCGATCATGCACCAACCTGCATCCCCACGTTTCCCTTCCGGAATACCCACTTCACGCGCCAATCGGAAGATCGCTATCGCCGTCGATCTTAGCGACGAAAGCGCTTACGCCGTCAAATGGGCCGTCCAAAATTACCTCCGACCAGGTGACGCCGTCATTCTCCTCCACGTCCGTCCTACTTCCGTCCTCTACGGCGCTGATTGGGGTGCTATAGATGTCTCCGTCGACACTACAAATGAAGAATCACAGCAGAAATTAGAAGATGATTTTGATAACTTCACAACTACAAAAGCTAATGATTTAGCACAGCCACTCGTTGAAGGGAATATACCGTTCAAGATTCATATAGTGAAGGATCATGATATGAAAGAAAGGCTGTGTCTTGAAGTAGAGAGGTTGGGTTTGAGTGCAGTGATAATGGGGAGTAGAGGGTTTGGTGCTTCGAGGCGTAGCATAAAAGGAGGGAGGCTCGGTAGTGTGAGCGATTATTGTGTGCATCATTGTGTTTGCCCTGTTGTTGTTGTTAGATATCCTGATGATAAAGATGGGGTTGCTGCTGCTGATGCAAATGAAGGTTCAGTTATAAAAGAGACAGATGGGGTTCTTCACCCTGTGCCCGAGGATGAACCAATATACCATGATGCCGAGGATAAAGCTGCAG ATTTGGAGAAGGCTTCTTGA